The following proteins are encoded in a genomic region of Candidatus Acidiferrales bacterium:
- a CDS encoding TldD/PmbA family protein, producing the protein MLNKEQCQELFEKVRRFSAADETEVLIEGGRSALTRFANNTIHQNAAEEGLTISVRCVVDGRMARASTNKTDDDSLRRAAEQALQMARQQPPNPELLPMVGPESHTGVERYDPATALLTPEDRARAAGNAIRTAEQHKQTAAGIFSNSSVFQALVNSRGLFAYHCQTHAEFSITMLDQTSTGWAKASSPAADRIDVRALAEGASEKALRSATPREIQPGEYTVILEPAAVLDLVGFLFYDFSATALQDKRSCFLERLGKKLFADCITLWDDVYHPLQTGAPFDGEGLPRERVLLVDRGTPKNLVYARQTARKCNARPTGHGLPLPSEWGEAPLNLVFEGGSHALEQMILSTDRGILVTRLWYIREVDPYEKVLTGMTRDGTFLVENGKMVGGIRNLRFNQSVLKMLANAEMVGPAVRASGEEAFDMVVPAMKVRNFHFTEVTKF; encoded by the coding sequence ATGTTAAATAAGGAGCAGTGCCAGGAGCTTTTCGAGAAAGTGCGGCGGTTCAGCGCTGCCGATGAGACCGAGGTGCTGATCGAGGGCGGCCGGTCGGCGTTGACTCGCTTTGCCAACAACACCATCCACCAGAACGCGGCGGAGGAGGGCTTGACCATTTCCGTCCGATGCGTTGTGGATGGCCGCATGGCGCGGGCATCGACCAACAAGACGGATGATGATTCCTTGCGGCGTGCTGCCGAACAAGCGCTTCAGATGGCTCGCCAGCAGCCCCCGAATCCGGAACTGCTGCCTATGGTCGGACCAGAAAGCCACACCGGCGTGGAACGCTACGATCCGGCCACCGCTCTCCTGACGCCGGAGGATCGCGCTCGCGCGGCGGGAAACGCGATCCGAACAGCCGAGCAACACAAACAGACCGCGGCCGGCATCTTCTCGAATTCTTCCGTCTTTCAGGCCCTGGTGAACTCCCGCGGCCTCTTTGCCTATCATTGTCAGACGCATGCCGAATTTTCCATAACGATGCTGGACCAGACGAGCACTGGTTGGGCCAAGGCAAGCTCGCCGGCGGCAGATCGGATTGACGTTCGCGCGCTGGCCGAAGGTGCTTCGGAAAAAGCCCTGCGCTCGGCCACGCCGCGCGAAATTCAGCCGGGCGAATATACCGTGATCCTGGAACCGGCTGCCGTACTCGACCTGGTGGGCTTTCTCTTCTACGACTTTTCCGCCACCGCCCTTCAGGACAAGCGAAGCTGTTTTTTGGAACGGCTGGGCAAGAAGCTTTTTGCCGATTGCATCACGCTCTGGGATGATGTCTATCATCCCTTGCAGACGGGCGCGCCCTTTGACGGCGAGGGCTTGCCGCGCGAACGCGTCTTGCTGGTTGACCGCGGCACGCCCAAGAATTTGGTCTATGCGCGCCAGACGGCCAGGAAATGCAACGCCCGCCCCACCGGCCATGGCCTGCCGTTGCCTAGTGAATGGGGCGAAGCACCGCTCAACCTTGTTTTCGAGGGCGGCTCCCACGCACTCGAGCAGATGATCCTTTCCACCGATCGCGGCATCCTGGTCACCCGCCTGTGGTACATCCGCGAAGTCGATCCCTATGAAAAAGTCCTGACCGGCATGACCCGCGATGGAACGTTCCTGGTCGAGAATGGAAAGATGGTCGGAGGCATCCGCAACTTGCGCTTCAATCAAAGCGTGCTGAAGATGCTGGCCAACGCAGAAATGGTTGGCCCGGCGGTGCGCGCTTCAGGCGAAGAAGCGTTCGACATGGTTGTGCCGGCCATGAAGGTCCGCAACTTCCACTTCACTGAAGTCACGAAGTTTTAG
- a CDS encoding TldD/PmbA family protein: MMHDWANSALDTALARGASYADVRVVDVHSRDLTTKGGAVGTLHASESMGLGIRVIANGAWGFAATDRLARESIEATAATAVAIARASATLKKHDLVLAPVEKVEAEWHSPCQSDPFAISIDAQLNLLLQADEEMRRVPGVTLAETLMSFRRMDQLFASTIGSRIRQVKTASGVGIVANSFDAHELQRRSYPNSLGGAWALGGYELVEKANVLAHARRVGEEAVALHKAIRCPEGKRDIILDSSQLALQIHESIGHPIELDRVLGMEANFAGTSFLTLDKLDQLAYGSPIVNVVADARLEHGPALGTFAYDDEGVAAQRTDIIKNGLFVGYITSRETAPALGQNYSNGTMRAESWNRIPLIRMTNISLLPGQGRLDDLMADTRDGIYMETNRSWSIDDRRYHFQFGTEIGWEIKNGKRGRMIKNPSYSGITTEFWNACDAISGPEEWVLWSTPNCGKGQPMQTIGTGHGAAPARFRDIQVGVANVK, from the coding sequence ATGATGCACGACTGGGCCAACTCCGCACTCGATACCGCTCTAGCCCGAGGCGCGTCCTACGCGGACGTGCGGGTGGTGGACGTCCACAGTCGAGACCTGACAACCAAAGGCGGGGCGGTCGGCACACTCCACGCGTCGGAGTCCATGGGTCTGGGCATCCGGGTGATTGCCAACGGCGCCTGGGGCTTTGCTGCCACCGACCGGCTGGCTCGCGAATCCATTGAGGCCACCGCCGCGACGGCCGTGGCCATCGCACGCGCGAGCGCTACGCTAAAAAAACACGATCTGGTGCTAGCGCCGGTTGAGAAGGTCGAGGCAGAGTGGCATTCCCCTTGCCAGTCGGACCCTTTCGCCATCTCGATTGATGCGCAACTGAACCTCCTGCTCCAGGCCGACGAGGAAATGCGCAGGGTGCCCGGCGTCACGCTTGCGGAAACATTGATGAGCTTTCGGCGGATGGATCAGCTCTTTGCCTCCACCATCGGCTCGCGGATTCGGCAGGTCAAGACCGCGTCGGGCGTCGGCATCGTGGCGAACTCTTTTGACGCGCATGAGCTTCAGAGACGGTCCTACCCGAACTCGCTCGGTGGCGCATGGGCGCTGGGCGGCTATGAGCTGGTCGAAAAAGCAAATGTGCTGGCCCACGCCCGGCGGGTGGGCGAGGAAGCAGTGGCGCTTCACAAGGCGATCCGCTGCCCGGAAGGGAAGCGCGACATTATCCTTGACAGTTCGCAGCTTGCTCTCCAGATCCACGAATCCATCGGCCACCCGATCGAACTCGACCGCGTGCTCGGCATGGAAGCCAACTTTGCGGGCACCAGCTTCCTGACGCTCGATAAGCTCGACCAGCTTGCCTACGGCTCCCCGATCGTGAACGTGGTGGCGGATGCCCGTCTGGAACATGGCCCGGCGCTCGGCACGTTCGCCTATGACGACGAGGGCGTAGCCGCGCAGCGCACCGACATCATCAAGAATGGTCTCTTCGTCGGGTACATCACGTCGCGCGAGACGGCGCCGGCGCTTGGTCAGAACTATTCCAACGGAACGATGCGCGCCGAAAGCTGGAATCGCATCCCCCTCATCCGCATGACGAACATCAGCCTGCTGCCGGGGCAAGGCCGGCTCGATGATTTGATGGCTGACACTCGAGACGGCATCTACATGGAGACCAACCGGAGCTGGTCCATTGATGACCGCCGTTATCACTTTCAATTCGGGACGGAAATAGGTTGGGAGATCAAGAATGGCAAGCGCGGCCGGATGATCAAGAATCCCTCCTACAGCGGAATCACCACCGAATTTTGGAATGCTTGCGATGCGATTTCCGGGCCGGAAGAGTGGGTCCTTTGGTCCACTCCGAATTGCGGTAAAGGCCAGCCGATGCAAACCATCGGGACCGGACACGGCGCGGCTCCTGCCCGCTTCCGCGACATTCAGGTCGGCGTAGCCAATGTTAAATAA
- the ahcY gene encoding adenosylhomocysteinase, whose translation MSTSPRVPCDIKDPQLADRGKRRMEWANQQMRVLQLIRKRFIKEAPLRNVRIAACLHVTSETANLAVTLRDGGAELVLCASNPLSTQDDVAASLVRDFGIPVYAIKGEDNATYYAHLNAALDHKPHITMDDGADLVTTALTKRSELAQEILGSTEETTTGVIRLRAMEKDRLLRFPVIAVNDAQTKHLFDNRFGTGQSTLDGIIRATNLLISGLNVVVAGYGWCGKGVAMRARGLGANVIVAEVDPLRALEAVMEGYRVMPMAEAAKVGDIFITVTGNKTVIAGEHFQQMKDGAVLCNSGHFNVEIDIPALERLAGTKRLARDYVDEYLLKDGRKIYLLGEGRLINLVSAEGHPASVMDMSFANQALSAEFLVKNAGKLEKKVYRVPEEIDRTIARLKLDSVGVFIDKLTPDQEEYLASWSEGT comes from the coding sequence ATGAGCACTTCTCCAAGGGTTCCGTGTGATATCAAAGACCCGCAACTGGCCGATCGAGGGAAACGGCGCATGGAGTGGGCAAACCAGCAAATGCGGGTGCTCCAACTTATCCGGAAGAGATTTATCAAGGAAGCTCCGCTCCGCAACGTGCGCATTGCCGCCTGTCTCCACGTTACTTCGGAGACAGCGAATCTGGCCGTCACCTTGCGCGACGGCGGCGCGGAGTTGGTCCTCTGCGCCTCGAATCCCTTGAGCACCCAGGATGACGTGGCGGCGTCGCTGGTCCGTGATTTTGGCATCCCCGTCTATGCCATCAAGGGCGAAGACAACGCCACCTACTACGCTCACCTCAACGCTGCCCTCGACCACAAGCCTCATATTACGATGGACGACGGAGCCGACCTGGTCACCACCGCGCTGACGAAGCGAAGCGAGCTTGCTCAAGAGATTCTGGGCAGCACCGAGGAGACAACGACCGGCGTGATTCGACTCCGCGCCATGGAAAAAGACAGGCTGCTGCGCTTCCCGGTGATCGCCGTCAACGACGCCCAAACCAAGCACCTTTTTGATAATCGTTTTGGCACCGGCCAATCCACCCTCGATGGCATCATCCGCGCTACCAATCTTCTGATTTCCGGTTTGAATGTGGTGGTCGCCGGCTACGGTTGGTGCGGCAAGGGCGTCGCCATGCGAGCGCGCGGCCTGGGCGCGAACGTGATCGTCGCGGAGGTCGATCCCTTGCGCGCTCTCGAGGCAGTCATGGAAGGCTACCGGGTGATGCCGATGGCCGAGGCAGCGAAGGTCGGCGACATCTTCATCACCGTCACCGGTAACAAGACCGTCATCGCCGGAGAGCATTTTCAGCAGATGAAGGACGGCGCGGTGCTGTGCAACTCCGGGCACTTTAATGTGGAGATTGATATTCCGGCGCTCGAAAGACTGGCCGGGACCAAGCGGCTGGCTCGGGATTACGTGGATGAGTACCTGCTAAAAGATGGCCGCAAGATCTATTTGCTGGGGGAAGGCCGGCTCATCAACCTGGTGAGCGCCGAAGGCCACCCGGCTTCCGTCATGGACATGAGCTTTGCCAACCAGGCGCTCTCCGCCGAGTTTCTGGTGAAGAACGCAGGCAAGCTGGAAAAGAAGGTCTATCGCGTCCCCGAGGAGATTGACCGGACGATTGCCCGGCTCAAGCTCGATTCCGTGGGAGTGTTCATCGACAAACTCACGCCCGACCAGGAAGAGTACCTTGCCTCCTGGTCCGAGGGTACCTAA
- the metK gene encoding methionine adenosyltransferase, whose protein sequence is MNKLARDYLFTSESVTEGHPDKIADQISDSVLDAVLAQDPYGRVACETLVTTGLAIIAGEITTSAVVDFPGVARNVIRDVGYTRAKYGFDAETCAVLCALKEQSLDIKRGVDPGGAGDQGLMFGFACDETEELMPMAIMLAHKLTRRLAEARKARILEFLRPDGKSQVTVEYRNGKPARVDTVVVAAQHSPDVGNGVLRDGIMAEVIRAVIPARMMDSKTTFHINPTGRFVVGGPQGDAGLTGRKVILDTYGGAGHHGGGCFSGKDPTKVDRSASYMARHIAKNIVAAGLARRAELQLAYAIGVADPVSVMVETYGTGEIPEAQLTELVRTHFPLKPKGIIEALDLRRPIYRQTAVYGHFGRTEPAFTWEREDKAETLRREAGLGQLVAAKRS, encoded by the coding sequence GTGAATAAACTTGCCCGAGACTACCTGTTTACCTCGGAGTCTGTAACTGAGGGACACCCGGACAAAATTGCCGACCAAATTTCTGACTCGGTGCTCGACGCGGTGCTGGCGCAAGATCCGTACGGGCGTGTGGCTTGCGAGACGCTGGTCACAACCGGGCTTGCCATCATCGCGGGAGAAATCACGACCAGTGCCGTGGTGGATTTTCCCGGGGTTGCGCGGAACGTCATCCGCGATGTCGGGTACACCCGGGCCAAATACGGATTTGATGCGGAGACCTGCGCTGTTCTCTGTGCGCTCAAAGAGCAATCCCTTGACATCAAGAGAGGCGTGGACCCAGGCGGCGCCGGTGATCAGGGATTGATGTTTGGCTTTGCTTGCGACGAAACGGAGGAGCTGATGCCGATGGCGATCATGCTGGCTCATAAGCTCACCCGCCGCCTGGCCGAGGCTCGCAAAGCAAGAATCCTCGAATTCCTTCGCCCCGATGGCAAATCCCAGGTTACGGTCGAGTACCGCAATGGCAAACCGGCGCGGGTGGATACGGTGGTGGTCGCGGCGCAGCACAGTCCCGATGTCGGCAACGGTGTCTTGCGGGACGGAATCATGGCGGAAGTGATTCGGGCGGTCATACCGGCCCGCATGATGGACTCGAAGACCACGTTTCATATCAATCCCACGGGGCGCTTTGTGGTAGGCGGGCCGCAAGGCGACGCCGGCCTGACTGGCCGCAAGGTCATCCTGGACACTTATGGCGGCGCGGGCCATCATGGCGGCGGCTGCTTCTCGGGCAAAGATCCGACCAAGGTGGACCGGTCGGCGAGCTATATGGCGCGGCATATTGCCAAGAACATTGTCGCTGCCGGGTTGGCAAGGCGTGCCGAACTCCAGCTTGCCTATGCCATCGGCGTGGCTGATCCCGTTTCGGTGATGGTGGAGACGTATGGCACCGGTGAAATTCCCGAGGCGCAACTCACCGAGCTGGTTCGGACGCATTTTCCTTTGAAGCCCAAGGGAATCATCGAGGCCCTGGATTTGCGCCGGCCCATCTACCGCCAGACGGCTGTGTACGGCCACTTTGGCCGCACCGAGCCAGCATTTACGTGGGAGCGAGAAGACAAAGCAGAAACGCTTCGTCGCGAAGCCGGCCTCGGCCAACTGGTTGCCGCCAAACGCTCCTGA
- a CDS encoding archaemetzincin family Zn-dependent metalloprotease: MPAPTRSGPVADVVLLPLGEVSEQIVDRIMAVLRSALGKNVKKMAARPLADGALNRQRGQYNSTRILEVLEAERPAVGGSRILAIVDVDLYADGLNFVFGEAAPSVAVGVISLWRLNPERFGESADQRLFETRAAGEAMHETGHLFGLGHCPDRQCVMSFSNSLSEVDAKSSEFCPACRRLFERF; the protein is encoded by the coding sequence ATGCCAGCCCCGACAAGATCGGGGCCAGTTGCTGACGTCGTTCTCTTGCCGCTGGGCGAGGTTTCCGAACAGATTGTTGACAGGATCATGGCCGTGTTGAGATCCGCCCTGGGAAAGAATGTGAAAAAAATGGCAGCCAGGCCGTTGGCCGACGGAGCGCTTAATCGGCAACGTGGCCAGTACAACTCGACGCGGATATTGGAAGTTCTGGAAGCGGAGCGGCCCGCCGTCGGTGGGTCCAGGATTCTTGCCATCGTGGATGTGGACCTATACGCGGATGGGCTGAATTTTGTCTTTGGCGAGGCAGCTCCCTCGGTCGCTGTTGGGGTAATCTCTCTTTGGCGATTAAACCCCGAACGTTTTGGCGAGTCAGCCGACCAGCGACTGTTTGAAACGCGCGCGGCCGGGGAGGCAATGCACGAAACGGGCCATCTCTTTGGTTTGGGGCATTGCCCGGACCGGCAGTGCGTGATGAGCTTTTCAAACAGTTTGTCCGAGGTGGACGCGAAGTCGAGCGAGTTTTGTCCTGCCTGTCGCCGGCTTTTCGAGCGATTCTGA